A single region of the Capra hircus breed San Clemente chromosome 14, ASM170441v1, whole genome shotgun sequence genome encodes:
- the MFSD3 gene encoding major facilitator superfamily domain-containing protein 3 isoform X6, whose product MPAWPPLTQPQSCRCVTPNPIATGRTGPPPWEQPCPCSEWDPSSFPSLVLKAAPAPGPRPLAMAMRGKLLPLAGLYLVQGLPYGLQSGLLPVLLRARGLSLTRVGLARALYAPWLFKLVWAPLVDTWGSPRGWLALSTAALGLVCGLLATLPPAGAGGAALPVPVAALLLLLNLAAAVQDVALDMLAVRLLEPAELGPGNTVQVVAYKLGAALASGGLLALLPALSWTLLFLLLAATYWLAAALAWVAPALRKLPVPPPSANPRPSLRLQQDLLAVPGTLWTAGFVLTYKLGLVPATPLQASLSCLVSRVPAACSHCSCWTAASPPQSWGCGTVWALCSAPLLAHPWVGSCWPGVGAALLSLCLQHLLGGLVTTTTFTMMMRCSQLAPSALQATHYSLLATLELLGKLLVGTLAGALADSLGPCLCFSLFLALSATPMLYLGFAPSALA is encoded by the exons ATGCCAGCTTGGCCACCCCTGACCCAGCCCCAGTCATGCCGCTGTGTGACCCCTAACCCCATCGCGACTGGACGGACCGGACCCCCACCCTGGGAACAGCCCTGTCCCTGCTCTGAGTGGGACCCCTCATCCTTCCCCAGTCTGGTCCTGAAGGCAGCCCCCGCCCCAGGGCCGCGTCCCCTGGCCATGGCCATGCGCGGgaagctgctgcccctggctggTCTCTACCTGGTGCAGGGCCTGCCCTACGGCCTGCAGTCAGGCCTGCTGCCCGTGCTGTTGCGCGCCCGCGGCCTCTCCCTGACGCGCGTGGGGCTGGCCAGGGCGCTGTATGCGCCGTGGCTATTCAAGCTCGTTTGGGCCCCGCTGGTAGACACGTGGGGCTCCCCAAGGGGCTGGCTGGCGCTCAGCACGGCTGCCCTGGGCCTGGTGTGCGGGCTGCTGGCAACCCTGCCTCCTGCCGGCGCCGGCGGGGCCGCACTGCCTGTCCCGGTGGCGgcgctgctcctgctgctgaatCTAGCTGCGGCCGTGCAGGACGTGGCCCTGGACATGCTGGCCGTGCGGCTCCTGGAGCCAGCCGAGCTGGGGCCTGGCAATACCGTCCAGGTGGTTGCTTACAAGCTGGGGGCCGCGCTGGCCAGCGGCGGGCTGCTAGCCCTCCTGCCCGCGCTCTCCTGGACGCTGCTCTTCCTGCTCCTGGCCGCCACCTACTGGCTGGCTGCGGCCTTGGCCTGGGTGGCGCCCGCCCTGCGAAAGCTGCCCGTACCCCCGCCCTCAGCGAACCCCCGCCCCAGCCTGCGCCTTCAGCAGGACTTGCTGGCCGTGCCTGGGACCCTGTGGACAGCGGGCTTCGTGCTCACCTACAAGCTGG GTCTAGTCCCAGCCACACCCCTTCAGGCCTCTCTGAGCTGCTTG GTGAGCAGGGTGCCAGCGGCCTGTTCCCACTGCTCTTGCTGGACAGCGGCATCTCCACCCCAGAGCTGGGGCTGTGGAACGGTGTGGGCGCTGTGCTCTGCTCCATTGCTGGCtcatccctgggtggggtcctgctgGCCAGGCGTTG GGGCAGCCCTGCTGAGCCTGTGTCTGCAGCACCTCCTGGGGGGCTTGGTCACAACCACCACCTTCACCATGATGATGCGCTGCAGTCAGCTGGCACCCAGTGCCCTGCAG GCCACACACTACAGTCTCCTGGCTACTCTAGAGCTGCTGGGGAAGCTGCTGGTGGGCACGCTGGCAGGAGCCCTGGCTGATAGCCTGGGGCCAtgcctctgcttctctctcttcttaGCTCTCTCAGCCACCCCCATGCTGTACCTGGGCTTTGCGCCCAGCGCCCTGGCCTGA